The Calditrichota bacterium genome contains a region encoding:
- a CDS encoding ATP-binding protein translates to MKRQTERYKITTPSESINLELIRDFVGKLARRAGFAEDNVNKIQLATDEACTNVVKHAYKNLPVGPIQVEITLNNEKFVVTVSDKGVGFDIANLTRPDMVEYLNQFKKGGLGIHLIQTLMDQVTFRVNPFHKNSVKMIKYIHRTESADKLRQQEIIMKRSRNRR, encoded by the coding sequence TTGAAACGGCAGACAGAAAGATATAAAATTACGACTCCAAGCGAAAGCATTAATCTTGAGCTGATCAGGGACTTTGTGGGAAAACTGGCCCGGCGCGCGGGTTTTGCAGAGGATAATGTGAATAAGATTCAGTTGGCCACCGATGAAGCCTGCACCAATGTGGTTAAACACGCCTACAAAAATTTGCCGGTGGGCCCCATTCAAGTTGAAATTACCCTCAATAACGAAAAATTTGTGGTCACGGTTTCGGATAAAGGTGTTGGGTTTGACATCGCGAATTTGACCCGACCGGATATGGTGGAATATTTGAATCAATTTAAGAAGGGCGGGCTCGGAATTCATTTGATTCAGACGCTTATGGATCAGGTCACGTTCAGGGTGAATCCTTTTCACAAAAACAGTGTAAAAATGATTAAATATATTCATCGCACGGAAAGTGCCGATAAACTTCGGCAGCAGGAAATCATCATGAAACGGAGCAGGAATCGTCGATAG
- a CDS encoding STAS domain-containing protein, protein MEQNQFEVIRQDQDDISILTIKGYLDAHTAPDFEKAIQELLESNRYKIVIDFSDLNYISSAGLGVFMGFIEDVRKNGGDIKLAQLNDRVFKIFDLLGFPNLYEIYENLGQAIEKFKSA, encoded by the coding sequence ATGGAGCAGAATCAGTTTGAGGTTATTCGGCAGGATCAAGACGACATTTCAATTTTGACCATTAAGGGATACCTGGATGCTCATACGGCTCCTGATTTTGAAAAAGCCATTCAGGAACTACTGGAAAGTAACCGCTATAAAATTGTGATTGATTTTTCGGATTTGAATTACATCAGCAGCGCCGGATTGGGGGTATTTATGGGATTTATTGAAGACGTGCGGAAAAATGGGGGTGATATTAAATTGGCCCAACTCAACGACAGGGTATTTAAGATATTTGATCTGTTGGGCTTTCCCAATTTGTACGAAATTTATGAAAACCTTGGACAAGCCATTGAAAAATTTAAATCAGCCTAA
- a CDS encoding SpoIIE family protein phosphatase, producing MKIITLKRTNLILFVLSIFFLAFIFLIDLGFYYTRNYPSNIYGLREFMIVFALLFFSSLIYRQHYIQEKDILFKLKSLFVAILGVYLATALPKFLLPIQYYKTTTDLPVLFSSLMTLLHSTFVSIFATLFFIAILFILRDLIFYKSKKGTRRLFWAGLILLLIYVLYEQFQYGNAHAEWSFKGRDRVEWILSGAMLIVMMLLSFRTAWVNMLNKKQKILTFWAGVLILPGAIALSRSSSYQSIYYYSLTVAAFDAYVAYFVYIYVLFSLFSILLHLPTASIFDRKMNEISSLHNLSRTISSVMDYDAVLKKVTELTTEVLSSDYCWLEMIDPSTEARKIVSWRGINKTNLKHYSLDGEEGNLSHWIIRNKYSVLINDVSKDLRVKHLKFWKKDLNSLLAVPLISKGNVIGILYAAKRTEFGFDNEDRELLQAFANQATVAIENANLLKESIERERLAQELRVAHETQLKLLPKQMPAVEQLDIEGICITANEVGGDYYGFISLDDSRLGIIIGDVSGKGISAAFYMAELKGIIEAYARIYQSPKELLSQMNRVLYQNVDRQTFVSLIYAIVDLQKNRIRFSRAGHCPLLVISPDTGEVLRFQPAGMGLALDEGKLFDRILDEQELPIRDGNIFVFYTDGLTEARNPEGDEFGEERLTAVLSQIKGKSASEIVDTIVHQLKSFVGEARQHDDISILVVRVKKP from the coding sequence ATGAAAATTATTACATTAAAACGAACAAATCTTATTTTATTCGTCCTGAGCATTTTTTTTCTTGCCTTTATTTTCCTGATTGATCTGGGCTTTTACTACACGCGCAATTACCCCTCGAATATTTACGGTTTGCGTGAGTTTATGATTGTTTTTGCCCTGTTGTTTTTTAGCTCTCTCATCTATCGCCAGCATTACATTCAGGAAAAGGATATTTTATTCAAACTGAAATCGCTTTTTGTTGCCATTCTGGGGGTCTACCTTGCAACAGCCCTCCCCAAATTCTTGCTTCCGATTCAATATTACAAAACCACGACCGATTTGCCCGTTTTGTTTTCATCCCTGATGACATTGCTTCATTCGACCTTTGTTTCAATTTTTGCGACGCTCTTTTTTATTGCGATTTTGTTTATTTTGAGGGATTTGATCTTTTACAAGAGCAAGAAGGGTACCCGTCGTCTGTTCTGGGCAGGCTTAATTCTTTTGCTGATTTACGTCCTCTACGAACAATTTCAATACGGGAATGCCCACGCCGAATGGAGCTTTAAGGGACGCGACCGGGTGGAGTGGATTCTCTCGGGGGCCATGCTGATTGTTATGATGCTGCTTTCATTCCGCACAGCCTGGGTGAATATGCTCAACAAAAAACAAAAAATCCTCACCTTTTGGGCAGGGGTCCTTATTTTGCCGGGTGCCATTGCGTTGTCCCGCTCATCTTCCTATCAAAGTATTTATTATTACAGCTTAACGGTTGCCGCCTTTGATGCGTATGTTGCCTATTTTGTGTATATTTACGTTCTTTTTTCTCTGTTTAGTATTTTGCTGCATCTGCCCACGGCAAGTATTTTCGACCGGAAAATGAATGAAATCAGCTCGCTTCACAACCTCAGCCGTACCATCAGTTCGGTAATGGATTATGATGCCGTACTAAAAAAGGTTACGGAGCTGACCACGGAGGTTCTCTCGTCGGATTACTGCTGGCTCGAGATGATCGATCCGTCAACCGAGGCCCGGAAAATCGTTTCCTGGCGAGGGATCAATAAAACCAATCTTAAGCACTATTCGCTTGACGGTGAAGAGGGAAATTTGTCCCATTGGATTATTCGAAACAAATACTCGGTTCTGATTAATGATGTTTCAAAGGATCTGCGGGTGAAGCATCTTAAATTCTGGAAAAAGGATTTGAATTCGCTTCTGGCCGTTCCCCTCATCTCAAAGGGAAATGTAATTGGAATATTGTACGCCGCAAAACGAACGGAATTTGGTTTCGATAATGAAGACCGGGAATTGCTGCAAGCCTTTGCCAATCAGGCTACGGTAGCGATTGAAAATGCCAACCTGCTGAAAGAATCCATTGAAAGGGAACGCCTGGCTCAGGAATTGCGCGTGGCCCACGAAACCCAGTTAAAACTGCTCCCGAAGCAAATGCCCGCTGTGGAGCAGTTGGACATTGAAGGAATTTGTATCACGGCTAATGAAGTAGGGGGCGATTACTACGGGTTTATTTCTCTGGATGATTCTCGCCTGGGCATTATTATCGGGGATGTTTCCGGTAAGGGGATTTCCGCCGCATTTTATATGGCCGAATTGAAGGGGATTATCGAAGCCTACGCCCGCATTTATCAGTCGCCAAAGGAACTGCTGTCCCAAATGAATCGTGTTCTCTATCAAAATGTGGATCGCCAAACCTTTGTTAGTCTAATCTATGCGATTGTGGACCTGCAGAAGAATCGTATTCGCTTTAGTCGGGCCGGGCACTGTCCCTTGCTTGTGATCTCACCGGATACGGGGGAGGTGCTCCGCTTTCAGCCGGCAGGAATGGGATTGGCTCTCGACGAAGGCAAATTATTTGATCGCATTTTGGATGAACAGGAACTGCCTATTCGGGACGGAAACATCTTTGTTTTTTATACGGATGGCCTCACGGAGGCCCGCAATCCGGAAGGCGATGAATTTGGAGAGGAGCGGCTCACAGCGGTTCTGTCGCAAATTAAGGGCAAGTCGGCATCTGAAATTGTGGATACAATTGTCCATCAACTCAAATCATTTGTGGGGGAAGCCCGGCAGCACGATGATATTTCAATCCTTGTTGTAAGGGTAAAAAAACCGTGA
- the amrB gene encoding AmmeMemoRadiSam system protein B yields the protein MFKKKAKYFVLFGGIFFLFVGSLWVSAFGQGIRPPGVAGQFYPADPQALSNQIDMYLRDAKDAHIQGKIVALIAPHAGYVYSGWVAAYSYKQLVGRHYDTVVLVGPSHVEYFPFTSVYPRGGYRVPLGVLKVDAKMARKIADYDPSIQLSTRGHLQENLPHKEHCLEVQLPFLIKVLKGPFKIVPIIMGDQDYHKCKVLGEAIAKAARGKNVLIVASSDLSHYYPYEQAEELDHKLINYVKKYDYKGLARALERREVEACGGGPIVATMIAAKKLGAKRVKILDYRNSGDTAGTKSRVVGYMAAVFYQPVSQKKKDPVGIDLGLTPAEKQKLLHIAKVTIESVVQGKSVPKFTVKSKRLREKRGAFVTITENHRLRGCIGYILPVKPLYQTVREVAEEAALHDPRFMPVRPSELQKLHIEISVLTVPKVLKNKDLSQIKIGRDGLIIRKDGYQGILLPQVATDYNWNRLEFVEETCRKAGLPRNAWKDPDTEILYFSAEVFGEE from the coding sequence ATGTTTAAGAAAAAGGCAAAATATTTTGTTCTGTTCGGGGGCATCTTTTTTCTTTTTGTCGGGTCGTTGTGGGTTTCTGCTTTTGGCCAGGGGATTCGGCCCCCCGGCGTGGCCGGACAATTTTACCCGGCCGATCCACAGGCCTTGAGCAATCAAATCGACATGTACCTCCGCGATGCCAAAGATGCCCATATTCAGGGGAAAATTGTGGCCCTGATTGCTCCTCACGCGGGCTATGTTTATTCCGGCTGGGTTGCGGCCTACTCTTACAAGCAGCTGGTCGGCAGGCACTACGACACGGTTGTTCTGGTGGGGCCCTCTCATGTGGAATATTTTCCCTTTACGTCCGTTTACCCCCGGGGTGGATACCGGGTTCCACTGGGTGTACTCAAGGTAGATGCAAAAATGGCCCGGAAAATTGCGGATTATGACCCAAGCATTCAGCTTTCAACCCGGGGACATCTTCAGGAAAATCTGCCTCACAAAGAGCACTGCCTGGAGGTGCAGCTTCCCTTTTTAATCAAGGTTCTAAAAGGGCCCTTTAAGATAGTGCCCATTATTATGGGTGACCAAGATTATCACAAGTGCAAGGTACTGGGAGAAGCCATTGCAAAGGCGGCCCGCGGGAAAAATGTACTCATTGTGGCCAGTTCGGACCTGTCCCATTATTATCCCTACGAGCAGGCGGAAGAGCTGGACCACAAACTCATAAATTATGTGAAGAAATACGATTACAAGGGACTGGCGCGGGCACTGGAAAGGCGCGAGGTGGAGGCCTGCGGAGGCGGCCCGATTGTGGCAACCATGATTGCGGCCAAAAAATTGGGGGCAAAACGGGTTAAGATTCTTGATTACAGGAATTCCGGCGACACCGCGGGCACGAAATCCCGGGTGGTGGGTTACATGGCGGCCGTTTTTTACCAGCCCGTTTCACAGAAAAAAAAGGATCCGGTGGGAATCGATTTGGGACTGACACCAGCCGAAAAACAGAAACTCCTTCATATTGCCAAGGTGACCATTGAAAGCGTGGTTCAAGGGAAGTCCGTTCCGAAATTCACTGTAAAATCGAAGCGTCTCAGGGAAAAGCGCGGGGCGTTTGTCACAATTACGGAAAACCACCGCCTGCGGGGCTGTATCGGCTACATTTTACCCGTTAAACCCCTGTACCAAACGGTGCGCGAAGTGGCTGAAGAAGCAGCTTTGCACGACCCTCGTTTTATGCCCGTCCGCCCGTCCGAATTGCAAAAATTGCACATTGAAATATCTGTACTGACTGTTCCAAAGGTGCTGAAAAACAAAGATTTGTCACAGATAAAAATCGGAAGAGACGGATTAATTATTCGGAAAGACGGCTACCAGGGTATCCTGCTTCCACAGGTTGCAACCGACTACAACTGGAACCGGTTGGAATTTGTGGAGGAAACCTGCCGAAAAGCGGGGCTCCCCCGAAACGCGTGGAAAGACCCGGACACCGAAATTCTTTATTTCTCAGCGGAAGTTTTTGGCGAAGAGTAG